A single genomic interval of Lathyrus oleraceus cultivar Zhongwan6 chromosome 7, CAAS_Psat_ZW6_1.0, whole genome shotgun sequence harbors:
- the LOC127103964 gene encoding uncharacterized protein LOC127103964, whose product MAKAKQEVGKKKDRESPESNEDVEDDVPDISSDKRKAVKKSSNKVAAEHLDKWRFVTQRRVAVERELGKETVEVKEVMELIKVAGLMKTVTALPHCYEGLVKEFIMNILEESYEVCKVVVRAGQVKEWPSRKHLFASKLTVKHASTNAVKLPIAFPSIICGIILSQHPGILRASDIPSRRKTPLSIHYKIFEGSHVNDIVMTSAKREPTSKGSLIDQLKETCKELDNGIMLAKARKEALEVLICSLEKEEVEKAEKDSESNSQSNGSSGSSEGSKGTSEDTSEGEDNSSSSD is encoded by the exons ATGGCTAAagctaagcaag aggtcgGGAAGAAGAAAGACAGGGAAAGTCCTGAATCTAATGAGGATGTTGAAGACGATGTTCCAGACATCTCCTCTGACAAAAGAAAGGCTGTAAAGAAGTCTTCCAACAAAGTAGCTGCTGAGCACCTAGACAAATGGAGGTTTGtcactcaaagaagggtagcagttgaaagagaattggggaaaGAGACTGTTGAAGTGAAGGAAGTAATGGAATTAATCAAGGTagctggtcttatgaaaactgtgactgctctgcctcaTTGCTATGAGGGGCTAGTCAAAGAATTCATTATGAACATTCTTGAGGAAAGTTATGAGGTTTGCAAAGTGGTAGTcaggg CTGGGCAAGTTAAagaatggcctagtaggaaacacctatTTGCAAGTAAACTAACTGTCAA acatgcctccaccaATGCTGTAAAGCTTCCTATTGCATTTCCTTCCATCATCTGTGGCATCATCCTGAGTCAACACCCAGGAATCCTAAGAGCTAGTGATATTCCAAGCAGGAGGAAGACCCCTCTATCCATTCACTATAAGATCTTTGAaggaagtcatgtcaatgatattgtcatgacatctgccaaAAGAGAGCCTACATCTAAAGGAAGTTTGATTGACCAACTAAAAGAGACTTGCAAGGAATTGGACAATGGGATAATGCTGGCAAAGGCTAGAAAAGAGGCTTTAGAAGTTCTTATCTGTAGCCTGGAGAAGGAAGAAGTAGAAAAGGCTGAGAAGGACTCAGAATCAAACTCCCAATCCAATGGAAGTTCTGGAAGCTCAGAAGGCTCTAAAGGTACAAGTGAAGACACAAGTGAAGGTGAAgataattcttcttcttctgattaa